In Flavobacteriaceae bacterium, the following proteins share a genomic window:
- a CDS encoding TonB-dependent receptor, with amino-acid sequence MEVNENNEEIPLGGASIFWLDTTIGTTTDFDGTFTIPYKKEYAKLVISYVGFKTDTLTITNVKPIKHILQSENSLDEVSITSQKQATRKSYLQAANILNISSDELLKAACCNLSESFETNPSIDVNFADAVSGTKQIKLLGLTSPYILIATENIPSIRGASQAYGLSFIPGTWVESIQITKGAGSVINGFESFSGQINAELQKPRENDKLFVNAYASGSARFELNTHLNKKVSDRWDTGLFVHGNLRESKFDRNNDSFLDVPLMKQVNVINRWQYTDTQNGFVSFINFRYLNDEKQSGQTQFNPDIDRLTTNAWGSEIDTERFEVSAKLGYVNPELPYQSIGAQFAYSNHDQNSFFGLRTYDITQNSLYSNIIYNSILGDTRHKFKTGISFTYDDYDELVLGDVFKRTERSVGGFFEYTFDNIDDLNLTAGVRIDTHNLLGTFITPRFHLRYTPWERSALKASFGRGKRSANIFAENQKFFASSRSINILNSDGPIYGLEPEIAWNYGVSFLQGFNLFGRKADVTLDFYRTDFQNQVIVDSENPLELNFYNLEGDSFANSFQAEFNYNLAERLDLRFAYKFYDVKTDFLSGELQTPLTPKNRIFANTSYETKQKDNEAQWKFDATFNWIGEQRFPSTVSSPIEFQRSNFTPTVITLNAQITKVFSKTFEVYLGGENINNIRQDNPVVSNDNPFGQNFDTTFVYGPIFGSTYYVGLRFKIE; translated from the coding sequence ATGGAAGTAAATGAAAATAATGAAGAAATTCCTCTTGGAGGAGCTAGTATATTCTGGCTCGATACCACAATAGGGACAACGACAGATTTTGATGGAACATTTACAATTCCTTATAAAAAGGAATATGCAAAGTTGGTTATAAGTTATGTGGGTTTTAAAACAGATACACTAACAATTACAAATGTTAAACCTATTAAGCATATTCTACAGTCAGAAAATAGTTTGGACGAAGTTTCTATTACTTCTCAAAAACAAGCTACACGAAAATCGTATTTGCAAGCGGCAAATATTTTAAATATTAGTAGCGATGAGTTACTTAAAGCTGCTTGTTGTAATCTGTCTGAAAGTTTTGAAACCAATCCGTCTATCGATGTTAATTTTGCTGATGCCGTTTCTGGAACAAAACAGATAAAATTATTAGGTTTAACAAGCCCATATATTTTAATCGCTACTGAAAATATTCCATCTATACGAGGTGCTTCGCAAGCGTACGGGTTGAGCTTTATTCCAGGTACTTGGGTAGAGAGCATTCAAATTACTAAAGGAGCAGGAAGTGTTATTAATGGCTTTGAAAGTTTTTCAGGGCAGATCAATGCAGAACTTCAAAAACCAAGAGAAAATGATAAGCTATTTGTTAATGCATATGCATCTGGGAGTGCACGATTTGAACTGAATACACATTTAAATAAAAAAGTAAGTGATCGATGGGATACAGGTTTGTTTGTTCATGGTAATTTACGAGAATCCAAATTTGACAGAAATAACGATTCGTTTCTGGATGTACCTTTAATGAAGCAAGTTAATGTGATTAATCGTTGGCAATATACCGATACTCAAAATGGGTTTGTGAGCTTCATTAACTTTAGATATCTCAATGACGAAAAACAATCCGGTCAAACACAATTTAACCCTGATATAGATAGGTTGACAACTAATGCTTGGGGTAGTGAAATAGATACTGAGCGTTTTGAGGTGTCTGCTAAACTGGGTTATGTAAACCCAGAACTACCTTATCAAAGCATTGGAGCTCAATTTGCCTATAGTAATCATGATCAAAATTCATTTTTTGGATTAAGAACTTATGACATTACGCAAAATAGCCTATACTCTAATATTATCTATAACTCTATTTTAGGAGATACTCGACATAAATTTAAAACAGGAATAAGTTTTACTTATGATGATTATGATGAACTAGTTTTAGGGGATGTGTTTAAGAGAACTGAGCGCTCTGTAGGAGGTTTTTTTGAATATACATTTGATAATATAGATGATCTTAATTTAACCGCAGGTGTACGAATAGATACTCATAATTTATTAGGAACATTTATAACACCTAGATTTCATTTACGGTATACACCTTGGGAAAGATCGGCATTAAAAGCATCTTTTGGTAGAGGAAAGCGTAGTGCTAATATTTTTGCTGAAAATCAGAAATTTTTTGCAAGTTCACGATCTATTAATATTTTAAATTCAGACGGACCAATTTATGGGTTAGAACCTGAAATCGCTTGGAATTATGGAGTGTCGTTTCTTCAAGGATTTAATCTTTTTGGAAGAAAAGCTGATGTAACATTAGATTTTTATAGAACAGATTTCCAAAATCAAGTAATAGTAGATTCTGAAAATCCTTTAGAGCTTAATTTTTATAATTTAGAAGGTGATAGTTTTGCTAATAGTTTTCAAGCTGAATTTAATTATAATTTAGCAGAACGATTAGATTTACGATTTGCATATAAATTTTATGATGTAAAAACCGATTTTCTTTCAGGAGAATTGCAAACTCCTTTAACCCCTAAAAATCGAATATTTGCCAATACATCCTATGAGACCAAACAAAAAGATAATGAAGCTCAATGGAAGTTTGATGCTACATTTAATTGGATAGGAGAGCAGCGCTTTCCTTCAACTGTATCTAGCCCTATAGAATTTCAACGATCAAACTTTACACCAACAGTTATAACACTTAATGCACAAATAACTAAAGTGTTTTCTAAAACTTTTGAAGTATATTTAGGAGGCGAAAACATAAATAATATAAGACAGGATAATCCTGTTGTTAGTAACGATAAC